A segment of the bacterium genome:
ACTCCGGCGATCGAGCCGGTCAGGGGCATCTTGACCAGCGGCTTCGGTCGCCGGCGCGATCCGGTGACCGGTCGTCCGGCGGCGCACCAAGGCATCGATATCGCGACCGCCCCCGGCCGCACGGTGCAAGCCCCGGCGGAAGGAATCGTCGTCGAGGCCGGAAGAGTCGGTGGCCTGGGCAACGCGGTCTACATTTCTCACGGATACGGCGTCACGACTCGCTACGGGCACCTTTCGAGGATCGATGTCAGACCGGGCCAGAGGGTGGGTCGCGGCGACTCGATCGGCCGCGTGGGCAACAGCGGCAAGTCGACCGGGTACCACCTTCACTACGAAGTCCGCATCGACGGCAAAGCGGTGAACCCCATCGCCTACATGCTCGACCGCGCCTCGTAGCCGGGCTCTCCTCAGCGAACCATCCGACGCCGGGAAGAAAGTTCCCGGCGTTTTCGTTTGCTAGACTGAAATCGGTCTTTCCCATGATCAACAGAGTCCTCACCAAAGTATTCGGCAGCCAGCACGAGCGCGACATCAAGGCCATGATGCCGACGGTCGAGGCCATCAGTGCCCTCGAGCCGTCAATTCAGGCGTTCTCCGACCAGGAGCTCGCCGCCAAGACGGTCGAGTTCCGTGAGCGTCTGGAGAACGGAGAGACCCTCGACGACCTGCTCGTGGAAGCCTTCGCGGTGGCCCGCGAGGCGGCCTGGCGGTCACTCAAGATGCGTCCGTTCGACGTCCAGTTGATCGGCGGTGTCGTTCTCCATCAGGGCAAGATCGCCGAGATGAAGACCGGCGAGGGCAAGACTCTTGTCGCCACCCTGCCGGTGTATCTCAATGCTCTTGAAGGCAAGGGCGTCCATGTGGTCACTGTGAACGACTACCTGGCCCGGCGCGACGCCGAGTGGATGAGCGCGGTCTATCGATTCCTGGGCCTCTCGGTGGGCATCATTCAGACCAACATGCCCGACGCCGATCGCCGCGAGGCCTATCGAGCCGACATCACCTACGGCACCAACAACGAGTTCGGCTTCGACTACCTGCGCGACAACATGAAGTTCGATCTGTCGTCGATGGTCCAGCGCGGACACAACTACGCGATCATCGACGAGGTCGACTCGATCCTGGTCGACGAAGCACGCACACCGCTGATCATCTCCGGCCCATCCGAAGAGTCGGTTGACAAGTACTACCGCATCGATCGGATCATCCCGAAGCTTCAACGTGGCGAAGAAACCGAGCACGAAGACGGCAGCAAGTCCACGAGCGGAGATTTCCTGGTCGACGAGAAGGCTCAGACCGTCGCTCTGACCGACCAGGGAGTCGCCAAGGTCGAAGGCCTTCTCGGTGTCGAGAACCTCTACGACATCGAGAACATGGAGCTCATCCATGGCGTCAACCAGGGCCTGCGCGCCCACAATCTGTTCAGACGTGACGTCGACTACCTGATCAAAGACGGCCAGGTCGTGATCGTCGACGAGTTCACCGGTCGCATGATGCCCGGCCGGCGCTGGTCGGACGGACTGCACCAGGCCGTCGAGGCCAAGGAAGGCGTGCGCATCGAGCGCGAGAACCAGACTCTGGCCACGATCACTTTTCAGAACTACTTCCGGATGTACGACCGGCTCTCCGGAATGACCGGCACCGCCGAGACCGAGGCCACCGAGCTGGGCGAGATCTACAAGCTCGACGTGGTCGTGATCCCCACAAATGAGGACATGATCCGGGACGATCGAGCCGATCTGGTCTACGTCACCGCCACAGAGAAGTGGGACGCGGTGGTCGACGAGATAGCCGATTGCCATCGGGAAGGGC
Coding sequences within it:
- a CDS encoding M23 family metallopeptidase — its product is TPAIEPVRGILTSGFGRRRDPVTGRPAAHQGIDIATAPGRTVQAPAEGIVVEAGRVGGLGNAVYISHGYGVTTRYGHLSRIDVRPGQRVGRGDSIGRVGNSGKSTGYHLHYEVRIDGKAVNPIAYMLDRAS